From the Octadecabacter antarcticus 307 genome, one window contains:
- a CDS encoding HYR domain-containing protein yields the protein MNANSKATVVPDIDVAVDGPPVVTVPENIEVNPAAGSNTAIVSFTAPTATDAVDGTITPVLVSSSPTEGLDSGSSFPIGETLLTYTATDDVGNVGTASFTVTVSDVTPPKKATGIIITTNSDGSINVEGMAGLGTMVEVTFPDGTTVTTSIAPKPGELIKARLSRNKQSTTTEASDNSGAFSLTSASMQPSGGVKVVVIDAAGNKSEASETGYVAGPTPEQTREQIAGYMQNRASQTIAAQPDLIGLLSGASMGGFNAYVTQGNGNFDFATSGDQPVWATLQGSWSEFGTTESSYFFGAVGAHTKLSPDVLVGIMFEFDKLTQTDGASSTEGDGYLAGPYFVAKLPNQPLFIEGRLLTGQTENQVSVVGVGGTATETFDTQRTLASIKVAGQLNYGELVLTPSLTATHLRDAQDTFVNTQGNIVAAQGIEVNSVATGLNFAQPVSLSNGELMLTGGISGIWSSSEGTGFASSVAPTTDGRRARITLGANYTLPNGIVLSAESFYDGIGMNDNESYGLNFGVQMQF from the coding sequence ATGAACGCGAATAGCAAAGCAACCGTGGTGCCGGATATTGACGTGGCTGTTGACGGCCCTCCTGTTGTGACAGTGCCAGAAAATATTGAGGTAAATCCCGCCGCTGGATCGAACACAGCCATCGTGAGCTTTACGGCACCGACCGCCACAGATGCTGTGGACGGCACGATCACCCCCGTTCTGGTGTCGTCGTCGCCAACGGAAGGTCTGGACAGCGGGTCATCGTTTCCAATCGGCGAAACACTCCTGACCTACACGGCCACAGATGATGTAGGTAACGTCGGCACCGCAAGTTTCACAGTTACGGTCAGCGATGTAACTCCGCCCAAGAAAGCTACAGGCATAATAATAACTACCAATTCTGATGGCTCGATCAATGTTGAAGGGATGGCGGGGCTAGGTACTATGGTGGAGGTCACGTTCCCTGACGGGACAACAGTAACAACCTCTATCGCACCAAAGCCTGGTGAACTCATCAAGGCCAGATTATCTAGAAATAAACAATCTACTACAACTGAAGCCTCAGATAACAGCGGTGCTTTCTCGCTCACATCGGCATCAATGCAGCCGAGTGGTGGTGTTAAGGTCGTTGTGATTGATGCCGCGGGGAACAAATCCGAAGCGTCGGAGACAGGCTATGTTGCTGGACCAACACCGGAGCAAACACGGGAACAGATTGCGGGATATATGCAGAACCGCGCGAGCCAAACCATTGCGGCCCAACCTGACCTGATCGGCTTGCTTTCGGGCGCATCCATGGGCGGCTTCAACGCCTATGTGACCCAAGGCAATGGTAACTTCGACTTTGCCACATCGGGTGATCAGCCAGTATGGGCAACGTTGCAGGGGAGCTGGTCTGAGTTTGGAACGACTGAAAGCAGCTATTTCTTTGGCGCAGTCGGCGCACACACAAAACTATCACCAGATGTATTGGTTGGCATCATGTTTGAGTTCGATAAACTGACCCAGACTGATGGGGCGTCTTCTACTGAAGGGGACGGCTATCTTGCGGGTCCTTACTTTGTGGCCAAACTGCCCAATCAGCCGCTGTTCATTGAAGGGCGGTTACTGACGGGGCAAACTGAGAACCAGGTCAGTGTTGTCGGTGTTGGTGGCACCGCGACTGAGACCTTTGATACACAGCGAACATTGGCGTCGATCAAAGTGGCTGGCCAACTCAACTATGGTGAATTGGTTCTGACACCGAGCTTGACGGCCACCCATCTACGGGATGCACAGGACACCTTTGTAAATACCCAAGGCAATATTGTTGCCGCGCAAGGCATTGAGGTCAACAGTGTGGCAACTGGCCTAAACTTTGCCCAACCAGTGTCCTTGTCTAACGGAGAGTTGATGCTAACTGGGGGTATCTCAGGCATTTGGTCCAGCAGCGAAGGCACAGGGTTCGCATCCTCAGTGGCTCCCACCACCGATGGGCGGCGAGCGCGGATCACGCTTGGCGCGAACTACACGCTGCCAAACGGCATTGTTCTAAGTGCCGAGTCTTTCTACGACGGGATCGGCATGAATGACAATGAGAGCTATGGGCTTAATTTCGGGGTCCAGATGCAGTTCTAA
- a CDS encoding reverse transcriptase/maturase family protein encodes MLISPNNLGVIGKRINSRFHRLKPVLLSRSTQKHPQRCPEDRAVLKTLTARLAHVLPSSPACMHRRGHGGLKATIRRVREALPQYRYVCRTDVKSYYASIDHDKLLDQLAPYVPDRNVMNLLVQYMRRTEEYGGTFRDITRGIPGSCTLSPLMGAFHLHAMDVAMTTRHAKCFYIRYMDDILILAPSRWRLRRAIATMNQQLEALGLTQHPDKTTIGPLARGFDFLGYQFDPAGLSLSVVTRSRYQEKLTRLYERYHRQLRAYRSGWIGRSTILRTHDGAQAYLNPRPMITSHDDITRLLEGYQRRFTAWAQGGLKTCERFYGLP; translated from the coding sequence ATGTTGATCTCACCAAATAATCTTGGCGTTATTGGCAAGCGCATCAACAGTCGTTTTCATCGCCTCAAGCCAGTGCTGCTCTCGCGGAGCACTCAAAAGCATCCGCAGCGCTGCCCGGAAGACAGGGCCGTCCTCAAAACCCTCACCGCTCGTCTAGCACACGTCCTGCCCAGCTCGCCCGCCTGTATGCACCGACGCGGACACGGCGGGCTCAAGGCCACCATACGGCGCGTCCGAGAGGCGTTGCCCCAGTACCGCTATGTATGTCGCACAGATGTTAAGTCTTACTACGCCAGCATCGATCACGACAAACTACTGGACCAGCTTGCGCCCTATGTGCCGGACCGCAATGTCATGAACCTGCTGGTGCAATACATGCGCCGCACAGAAGAATACGGCGGCACCTTTCGCGACATCACGCGCGGCATCCCAGGGAGCTGCACGCTCAGCCCGTTGATGGGCGCGTTTCATCTGCACGCGATGGATGTGGCGATGACCACGCGCCACGCCAAGTGTTTCTACATCCGCTATATGGATGACATCCTCATTCTGGCCCCGTCGCGCTGGCGGTTGCGCCGCGCGATTGCAACGATGAACCAGCAGCTTGAGGCCTTGGGCCTAACGCAGCATCCTGACAAAACAACCATTGGGCCGCTGGCCCGTGGTTTTGATTTCCTGGGCTACCAGTTTGATCCCGCAGGTTTGTCCCTGTCGGTGGTCACACGGTCGCGTTACCAAGAAAAACTGACCCGGCTTTATGAGCGTTATCACAGACAGTTGCGGGCCTACCGCAGTGGCTGGATAGGGCGGTCAACCATACTGCGCACCCATGACGGAGCGCAGGCATATCTTAACCCTCGGCCTATGATCACTTCGCATGACGACATCACGCGCTTGCTTGAGGGCTATCAAAGGCGTTTCACCGCCTGGGCCCAAGGAGGGCTGAAAACATGCGAAAGATTTTATGGGTTGCCGTAA
- a CDS encoding DEAD/DEAH box helicase family protein has product MTFKVPTGGGKTFLAANAVSRVLGRYLNKNTGFVLWIVPNDAIYRQTLNRLKDRQHPYRQTLDRAAAGRVKIFEKNDHLDVRDVEENLCVMILMLASAVRKKQDQLKMFGGRGDVRGFTPFEGDQGAHEALVEDIPNLACYNQGDGIAAWAMIKDPLGNALRIIRPVVILARIPQIT; this is encoded by the coding sequence GTGACTTTCAAGGTGCCCACAGGCGGCGGTAAGACGTTTCTCGCGGCAAACGCTGTGTCGCGGGTGTTGGGGCGGTATCTGAACAAGAACACAGGCTTTGTGCTGTGGATCGTGCCAAACGATGCCATCTACCGCCAGACGCTGAACAGGCTGAAAGATCGCCAGCACCCGTACCGCCAAACACTGGACCGCGCGGCGGCTGGGCGGGTGAAAATATTCGAGAAGAACGATCACCTAGACGTGCGGGATGTCGAAGAAAATCTATGTGTGATGATTCTGATGCTCGCTTCCGCCGTTCGTAAGAAGCAAGATCAATTAAAGATGTTTGGTGGTCGTGGAGATGTTCGTGGGTTCACACCCTTCGAAGGGGATCAAGGGGCGCACGAAGCGCTGGTTGAGGATATTCCTAACCTTGCCTGTTATAATCAGGGTGACGGCATAGCGGCTTGGGCGATGATCAAGGACCCACTTGGCAATGCATTGCGGATTATTCGCCCTGTTGTGATCTTGGCCCGCATTCCCCAAATAACTTGA